The Deltaproteobacteria bacterium genome window below encodes:
- a CDS encoding aminopeptidase P N-terminal domain-containing protein: MTPPDPSAPVFAARRARIAAALQGGALVLYGGELRTRSNDTEFRFRPDSDFHYLTGVREPGAVAVVRAFAEPHFVLFVRPRDPEAEVWSGRRIGPEGARDRHGADAAFPIGELAERLPKLLDGAASVHTPLGRWRALDQAVLRAIDHLRRRNRWGETPPELICDARASVGEDRIRKDDAALASLRRAIDISVDAHVAAMRALRPGMFEYEIEALLEYRFRRAGADGPAYGSIVGGGDNACILHYVDNDAQLRDGELMLVDAGAEVDLFAADITRTVPVGGRFTPAQRDLYQIVLAANRAGIAKAEVGSDIDAIHHCCLRVLCEGLASLGLLDDTVDAALEHEHYKRWYMHRSSHWLGADVHDAGYYTLQRRPRPLEPGFVLTVEPGLYIGAHDERAPAELRGVGVRIEDDVLVCAQGPEVLTWRAPKDVDELEAIVGQSA; encoded by the coding sequence ATGACGCCCCCCGACCCGTCGGCCCCGGTCTTCGCGGCACGCCGCGCCCGCATCGCCGCCGCGCTGCAGGGGGGTGCGCTGGTGCTGTACGGCGGCGAGCTGCGCACGCGCAGCAACGACACCGAGTTCCGCTTCCGTCCCGACTCCGACTTCCACTACCTCACCGGTGTGCGCGAACCGGGCGCAGTCGCGGTCGTGCGCGCGTTCGCCGAGCCGCACTTCGTGCTGTTCGTGCGCCCACGCGATCCCGAGGCGGAGGTGTGGAGCGGGCGGCGCATCGGACCCGAGGGCGCCCGGGATCGCCACGGCGCCGATGCTGCGTTCCCGATCGGAGAGCTCGCCGAGCGGCTGCCCAAGCTGCTCGACGGTGCCGCATCGGTCCACACGCCGCTGGGGCGCTGGCGCGCGCTCGACCAGGCCGTGCTGCGCGCGATCGACCACCTGCGCCGCCGCAATCGCTGGGGGGAAACCCCACCAGAGCTGATCTGCGACGCCCGCGCGAGCGTCGGCGAGGATCGCATCCGCAAGGACGACGCCGCGCTCGCGAGCCTGCGCCGCGCGATCGACATCAGCGTCGACGCCCACGTCGCGGCCATGCGCGCGCTCCGACCGGGCATGTTCGAGTACGAGATCGAGGCCCTGCTCGAGTACCGCTTCCGCCGCGCGGGCGCCGATGGCCCCGCGTACGGCTCCATCGTTGGCGGGGGCGACAACGCGTGCATCCTCCACTACGTCGACAACGACGCCCAGCTCCGCGACGGCGAGCTCATGCTGGTCGACGCCGGCGCCGAGGTCGATCTGTTCGCCGCCGACATCACGCGCACGGTACCGGTCGGCGGGCGCTTCACGCCGGCGCAGCGCGATCTCTACCAGATCGTGCTCGCGGCCAACCGCGCCGGCATCGCGAAGGCCGAGGTGGGCTCCGACATCGACGCCATCCACCACTGCTGCTTGCGGGTGCTGTGCGAGGGCCTCGCGAGCCTGGGCCTGCTCGACGACACCGTCGACGCGGCGCTCGAGCACGAGCACTACAAGCGCTGGTACATGCACCGCAGCAGCCACTGGCTCGGCGCCGACGTGCACGATGCCGGCTACTACACGCTGCAGCGGCGACCGCGGCCGCTCGAGCCCGGCTTCGTGCTGACGGTCGAGCCCGGGCTCTACATCGGTGCCCACGACGAGCGCGCGCCGGCGGAGCTGCGCGGGGTCGGGGTCCGCATCGAGGACGACGTGCTGGTGTGCGCGCAGGGGCCCGAGGTGCTGACCTGGCGCGCGCCCAAG
- a CDS encoding NAD-glutamate dehydrogenase: MFARQQTSRLVHDVQQSLASYQPRRAGLDREQLGGLAKAVLASVDVRDLRGLDSAQLLPQLESMLTAIEQRKRDEIKVSLQYEEGIDALVVETCLEDQPFLVSTLRAALASEHYDVRRFMNAVVKIRRDAGGKLLAIGTGTPESVMRVEVGLAGGSAGRDGGGVPQGLAARIEHRLRLAQAMVTDFGTMKEIIKRQADAYYAAAHACSGEEAAALHDAEALLRWLCEENTVVLGVEEYDVHGEPIGVHGTSRVARPTRDRGVITAAARGEGRLVRFMRSAEESPVHRAGKPGHFFVTRFGDDARPCGTLLIDALFTYKALHTPPEQIPIAHTVLKSLLAERQAGADSDRGKNITNAFNSLPLEYLLSEDRDAIWELTDRILRAEAEGGSDVHIRVGENGRFAFVFVALPRWQFSEELRMQVQNVVLEALSGTYADYGVYIDRYDNAVIHFYVTGVGPLQSIDTEDLRSRVLVFARSWTDRLREALGGIADGTRLEELFDLYEDAFTDEHKRRCGVGRIRDDIRCLEALRAGASIDCDLYVSEFSEHPGSLNLRIFSRQALNLSRELPVLSHFGFEVIDEYSRDVTLPGLPAVDMDNFRIDVRDDRIGQVMARRRNITEALREVFAGRCGDDDLNRLVVVSDLTSHDVEILRAFVAYLHQLSLPFSDDLVRQTLVDHPNVAEEFIDWLSARFDPEVASEAAAAESDAALETALREVTDYTADRVLQAIAEAIRATRRTNAWVADVAGGQPLAFKIASGELSFGPEPKPMREIWVYHRDFEGVHLRGGRVARGGLRFSDRPDDFRTEIHGLMSTQMVKNVVIVPMGAKGGFVLRHPPSDRDELRAAGDFYYEKFVRALLSVTDNLVDGQAVTPRGILLYKEGTDPYLVVAADKGTAHMSDTANRVSAEHGFWLDDAFASGGSAGYDHKVTGITARGAWEATKRSFREMGVDPERDVITCCGVGDMSGDVFGNGLLRSKTIKLLAAFNHAHIFIDPDPDPARSFVERQRLFEKPRSQWSDYDVSLLSKGGGVYPRKSKEVDLSPEARAMLGVAPGRKVNGEDVMRAILRMHVDLMWMGGIGTYVKSKDETHAEVGDKTNDGARVNASELRCRVLAEGANLAITDRGRVEFARLGGHNYNAFLDNSGGVDTSDHEVNIKILFSPLLRAGKVSREARNAMLKQCEDEVVEMVLDNNRSQSRMVSYDVRRSRQDVFRYSRALSYLGRALPFNPDKFAMPSEEELGNRSRKGHGLYKCEASVLCAHAKMLAYRELLESEPLPDVYVDAAVREYFPRAMQEMVGNDATANHLLRREIATTMIVNGIVDNAGGTLLAECSLASGRPVRESVVAYLQASEAAEIDGIRAELYALEDERRQEAVYAAMAMAEAALEDATFYLNDQMMLPPVDANAIAQVRALLANVDQALPSGSKGRMAGRIRKLEDAGIPRALTERLVKLRYLTPVLDAVRMAQLLGREPRDLLYLRLQVTDAVNLLYLYQALDRMAYAGPWDGPAVLALRRQLNFHLHKLVRMVRGNDVAGMIEAYKLGDFCAAVAAQADSGPTISGLVMLDDWLRRMLPPLTAIAAV, translated from the coding sequence ATGTTCGCCCGCCAGCAAACGAGTCGCCTCGTCCACGATGTGCAGCAGTCGCTCGCGAGTTACCAGCCCCGCCGCGCGGGCCTCGATCGCGAGCAGCTCGGAGGGCTCGCGAAGGCCGTGCTCGCGTCGGTCGACGTGCGTGATCTTCGAGGCCTCGACAGTGCGCAGCTGCTGCCGCAGCTCGAGTCGATGCTGACGGCGATCGAGCAGCGCAAGCGCGACGAGATCAAGGTCTCGCTGCAGTACGAGGAGGGCATCGACGCGCTGGTCGTCGAGACCTGCCTCGAGGATCAGCCGTTCTTGGTCTCGACGCTGCGCGCCGCGCTGGCCAGCGAGCACTACGACGTGCGCCGCTTCATGAACGCGGTCGTGAAGATCCGCCGCGACGCCGGCGGCAAGCTGCTCGCCATCGGCACCGGCACGCCGGAGTCGGTGATGCGCGTGGAGGTCGGCCTCGCCGGTGGCAGCGCGGGTCGTGACGGCGGTGGCGTGCCGCAGGGGCTCGCCGCGCGCATCGAGCATCGCCTGCGACTGGCGCAGGCCATGGTCACCGACTTCGGGACCATGAAGGAGATCATCAAGCGACAGGCCGACGCCTACTACGCGGCGGCGCACGCCTGCAGCGGCGAGGAGGCGGCGGCGCTGCACGACGCCGAGGCGCTGCTGCGCTGGCTGTGCGAGGAGAATACCGTCGTGCTCGGCGTCGAGGAGTACGACGTCCACGGCGAGCCGATCGGCGTGCATGGCACCAGCCGCGTCGCTCGCCCGACGCGTGATCGTGGCGTCATCACGGCCGCCGCCCGCGGCGAGGGCCGCCTGGTTCGCTTCATGCGGAGCGCCGAGGAGTCGCCGGTGCACCGCGCCGGCAAGCCCGGCCACTTCTTCGTCACCCGCTTTGGTGACGACGCGCGGCCGTGCGGCACGCTGCTCATCGACGCGCTGTTCACCTACAAGGCGCTGCACACTCCGCCCGAGCAGATCCCCATCGCGCACACCGTGCTCAAGTCGTTGCTCGCGGAGCGCCAGGCCGGCGCCGACTCCGATCGCGGCAAGAACATCACCAACGCGTTCAACTCGCTGCCGCTCGAGTACCTGCTGTCCGAGGATCGCGACGCCATCTGGGAGCTGACCGACCGCATCCTGCGTGCCGAGGCCGAGGGCGGCAGCGACGTACACATCCGCGTCGGCGAGAACGGTCGCTTCGCGTTCGTGTTCGTCGCACTGCCGCGGTGGCAGTTCAGCGAAGAGCTGCGCATGCAGGTGCAGAACGTCGTGCTCGAGGCGCTGTCGGGCACCTACGCCGACTACGGCGTGTACATCGATCGTTACGACAACGCGGTCATCCACTTCTACGTCACCGGCGTCGGGCCGCTGCAGAGCATCGACACCGAGGACCTGCGCAGCCGCGTGCTGGTGTTCGCCCGCTCGTGGACCGATCGCCTGCGCGAGGCGCTGGGCGGCATCGCCGATGGCACGCGGCTCGAGGAGCTCTTCGACCTCTACGAGGACGCGTTCACCGACGAGCACAAGCGGCGCTGCGGCGTCGGCCGCATCCGCGACGACATCCGCTGCCTCGAGGCGCTGCGGGCGGGCGCATCGATCGACTGCGATCTCTACGTCTCGGAGTTCTCCGAGCACCCCGGCAGCCTCAACCTGCGCATCTTCTCGCGCCAGGCGCTGAACTTGAGCCGCGAGCTGCCCGTGCTCAGTCACTTCGGCTTCGAGGTCATCGACGAGTACAGCCGCGACGTCACGCTGCCGGGGCTGCCGGCGGTCGACATGGACAACTTCCGCATCGACGTCCGTGATGACCGCATCGGCCAGGTGATGGCGCGTCGTCGCAACATCACCGAGGCGCTGCGCGAGGTGTTCGCCGGTCGCTGCGGCGACGACGATCTCAACCGCCTGGTGGTGGTCAGCGACCTGACCTCCCACGACGTCGAGATCCTGCGCGCGTTCGTGGCCTACCTGCACCAGCTGTCGCTGCCGTTCAGCGACGACCTCGTGCGGCAGACCCTCGTCGATCACCCGAACGTCGCCGAGGAGTTCATCGACTGGTTGAGCGCGCGCTTCGACCCCGAGGTCGCCAGCGAGGCCGCCGCCGCCGAGAGCGACGCGGCGCTCGAGACCGCCCTGCGCGAGGTCACCGACTACACCGCCGACCGCGTGCTGCAGGCGATCGCCGAGGCCATTCGCGCCACCCGGCGCACCAATGCCTGGGTTGCCGACGTCGCCGGCGGTCAGCCGCTGGCGTTCAAGATCGCGTCGGGCGAGCTGTCGTTCGGCCCCGAGCCCAAGCCGATGCGCGAGATCTGGGTCTACCACCGCGACTTCGAGGGCGTGCACCTGCGCGGCGGTCGGGTCGCCCGCGGCGGCCTGCGCTTCTCCGATCGTCCCGACGACTTCCGCACCGAGATCCACGGGCTGATGTCGACGCAGATGGTGAAGAACGTCGTGATCGTCCCGATGGGTGCCAAGGGCGGCTTCGTGCTGCGTCACCCGCCGTCGGACCGCGACGAGCTGCGCGCCGCCGGCGACTTCTACTACGAGAAGTTCGTGCGCGCGCTGCTGTCGGTCACCGACAACCTCGTCGACGGCCAGGCCGTGACGCCGCGCGGCATCCTCCTCTACAAGGAGGGCACCGATCCGTACCTCGTGGTCGCGGCCGACAAGGGCACCGCGCACATGAGCGACACCGCCAACCGCGTCAGCGCCGAGCACGGCTTCTGGCTCGACGACGCGTTCGCCTCGGGCGGCTCGGCCGGCTACGACCACAAGGTCACCGGCATCACCGCCCGCGGCGCGTGGGAGGCCACCAAGCGCAGCTTCCGGGAGATGGGCGTCGACCCCGAGCGCGACGTCATCACCTGCTGTGGCGTCGGTGACATGAGCGGCGACGTGTTCGGCAACGGCCTGCTGCGCAGCAAGACCATCAAGCTGCTGGCCGCGTTCAACCACGCGCACATCTTCATCGACCCCGATCCGGATCCGGCGCGCAGCTTCGTGGAGCGCCAGCGGCTGTTCGAGAAGCCGCGCTCGCAGTGGTCGGACTACGACGTCTCGCTGCTGTCGAAGGGCGGCGGCGTGTACCCGCGCAAGTCCAAGGAGGTCGACCTGTCGCCCGAGGCGCGCGCGATGCTCGGCGTGGCGCCGGGCCGCAAGGTCAACGGCGAGGACGTGATGCGCGCCATCTTGCGCATGCACGTCGACCTCATGTGGATGGGCGGCATCGGCACCTACGTGAAGTCGAAGGACGAGACCCATGCCGAGGTCGGCGACAAGACCAACGACGGCGCGCGGGTCAACGCCAGCGAGCTGCGCTGCCGCGTGCTCGCCGAGGGCGCCAACCTGGCGATCACGGACCGCGGTCGCGTCGAGTTCGCGCGGCTCGGTGGCCACAACTACAACGCGTTCCTCGACAACTCGGGCGGCGTCGACACTTCGGACCACGAGGTCAACATCAAGATCCTCTTCTCGCCGCTGTTGCGCGCCGGCAAGGTCTCACGCGAGGCCCGCAACGCGATGCTGAAGCAGTGCGAGGACGAGGTCGTCGAGATGGTGCTCGACAACAACCGCTCGCAGAGCCGCATGGTCAGCTACGACGTCCGCCGCAGCCGGCAGGACGTGTTCCGCTACAGCCGCGCACTGTCGTACCTGGGCCGCGCGTTGCCGTTCAACCCCGACAAGTTCGCGATGCCCAGCGAGGAGGAGCTCGGCAACCGCAGCCGCAAGGGCCACGGCCTCTACAAGTGCGAGGCCTCGGTGCTGTGCGCCCACGCCAAGATGCTGGCCTACCGCGAGCTGCTCGAGTCGGAGCCGCTGCCCGATGTCTACGTCGACGCCGCGGTGCGCGAGTACTTCCCGCGCGCGATGCAGGAGATGGTCGGCAACGACGCGACCGCCAATCACCTGCTGCGCCGCGAGATCGCGACCACGATGATCGTCAACGGCATCGTCGACAACGCCGGTGGCACGCTGCTGGCCGAGTGCAGCCTCGCCTCGGGTCGACCGGTGCGCGAGAGCGTGGTGGCGTACCTGCAGGCCTCGGAGGCGGCCGAGATCGACGGCATCCGTGCCGAGCTCTACGCGCTCGAGGACGAGCGACGGCAGGAGGCGGTCTACGCCGCGATGGCGATGGCCGAGGCGGCGCTCGAGGACGCGACCTTCTACCTCAACGACCAGATGATGCTGCCGCCGGTCGACGCCAACGCGATCGCGCAGGTGCGGGCGTTGCTGGCCAACGTCGACCAGGCGCTGCCCTCGGGCAGCAAGGGGCGGATGGCGGGCCGCATCCGCAAGCTCGAGGACGCTGGCATCCCCCGCGCGCTGACCGAGCGACTCGTGAAGCTGCGGTACCTGACGCCGGTGCTCGACGCGGTCCGCATGGCGCAGCTGTTGGGCCGCGAGCCCCGCGATCTGCTCTACCTGCGGCTGCAGGTCACCGACGCCGTCAACCTGCTGTACCTCTACCAGGCGCTCGATCGCATGGCCTACGCGGGGCCGTGGGACGGCCCGGCCGTGCTGGCGCTGCGTCGTCAGCTCAACTTCCACCTGCACAAGCTGGTGCGGATGGTGCGGGGCAACGACGTCGCAGGGATGATCGAGGCCTACAAGCTCGGTGACTTCTGTGCCGCCGTCGCGGCGCAGGCCGACAGCGGTCCGACCATCTCCGGGCTGGTCATGCTCGACGACTGGCTGCGGCGCATGCTGCCGCCCTTGACCGCGATCGCGGCCGTCTAG
- the hslU gene encoding ATP-dependent protease ATPase subunit HslU: protein MVVEELDRFIIGQHKAKRAVAIAMRNRWRRQMAPEALREEISPKNIIMVGPTGVGKTEIARRLARLSGAPFVKVEVSKFTEVGYVGRDVDSIVRDLVEVGVQIVRSELERDVRSEAKQRAEERVLDLLLPPAGEPRGFTDRPGEPPKPSATREKLRELLRAGKLDDREVEVEVDEGGLPGLQMVPGLPMGEQMGQQLSQQLRDMLSAFQRRKHKRKLKVGEAHELLANEEAGKLVDQDKVAREAVRRTEQLGVVFLDEIDKICSRENVRGADVSREGVQRDLLPLVEGSTVSTKYGPVRTDHVLFVAAGAFHLSKVSDLIPELQGRFPIRVELESLGVEEFVRILKEPANSLLKQYRALLETEGVTVLFDDDAIAAMADAAWRANTSLENIGARRLHTVLERVLEELSFEASELGAREIRITAAYVHERVDGLLQDRDLSRHIL from the coding sequence ATGGTCGTCGAGGAGCTCGACCGCTTCATCATCGGTCAGCACAAGGCCAAGCGCGCCGTCGCGATCGCGATGCGCAACCGCTGGCGGCGACAGATGGCGCCCGAGGCCCTGCGCGAGGAAATCTCGCCCAAGAACATCATCATGGTCGGGCCCACCGGCGTGGGTAAGACCGAGATCGCGCGACGACTGGCGCGCCTGTCGGGCGCGCCGTTCGTGAAGGTCGAGGTCAGCAAGTTCACCGAGGTCGGCTACGTCGGCCGCGATGTCGACTCGATCGTCCGCGACCTCGTCGAGGTCGGGGTCCAGATCGTCCGCAGCGAGCTCGAGCGCGACGTCCGTTCCGAGGCCAAGCAGCGCGCCGAGGAGCGCGTGCTCGACCTGCTGCTGCCGCCCGCCGGCGAGCCGCGCGGCTTCACCGATCGCCCCGGCGAGCCGCCCAAGCCCAGCGCCACCCGCGAGAAGCTGCGCGAGCTGCTGCGCGCCGGCAAGCTCGACGATCGCGAGGTCGAGGTCGAGGTCGACGAAGGCGGTCTGCCGGGGCTGCAGATGGTGCCAGGGCTGCCGATGGGCGAGCAGATGGGGCAGCAGCTGAGCCAGCAGCTGCGCGACATGCTGTCGGCGTTCCAGCGCCGCAAGCACAAGCGCAAGCTCAAGGTCGGCGAGGCCCACGAGCTGCTGGCCAACGAAGAGGCGGGCAAGCTGGTCGATCAGGACAAGGTCGCACGCGAGGCGGTGCGGCGCACCGAGCAGCTCGGCGTGGTCTTCCTCGACGAGATCGACAAGATCTGCAGCCGCGAGAACGTCCGCGGTGCCGACGTCTCGCGCGAGGGCGTACAGCGCGACCTGCTGCCGCTGGTCGAGGGCTCGACGGTATCGACCAAGTACGGGCCGGTGCGCACCGACCACGTGCTGTTCGTGGCCGCCGGAGCGTTCCACCTGTCGAAGGTCAGCGACCTCATCCCCGAGCTACAGGGCCGCTTCCCGATCCGCGTGGAGCTCGAGTCGCTCGGTGTCGAGGAGTTCGTGCGGATCCTGAAGGAGCCCGCCAACTCGTTGCTCAAGCAGTACCGCGCGCTGCTCGAGACCGAGGGCGTCACGGTGCTGTTCGACGACGACGCGATCGCGGCCATGGCCGACGCGGCGTGGCGGGCGAACACGTCGCTCGAGAACATCGGCGCGCGGCGGCTCCACACGGTGCTCGAGCGCGTGCTCGAGGAGCTGAGCTTCGAGGCCAGCGAGCTCGGCGCCCGCGAGATCCGCATCACGGCCGCGTACGTCCACGAGCGCGTCGACGGCCTTCTCCAGGACCGCGACCTCTCGCGGCACATCCTGTAG
- the lspA gene encoding signal peptidase II, whose protein sequence is MDVRASLRGAGSKLAWFVAASLLAGGCDLSSKAWAERTLTQAPDHTIAVFEPWLDLALAYNRGMGFSLVVDLGAARWIFGLMALVVVVVLAVMVVRQRPDRLDLVAMASIAGGALGNGFDRVFRAAPGGGTGVIDFVKVNYPWGGHWPLFNVADALLVVGVAVLMLRRLRRPESPPDAAAPA, encoded by the coding sequence ATGGATGTGAGAGCATCGCTACGGGGCGCGGGGTCGAAATTGGCGTGGTTCGTGGCCGCGAGCCTGCTGGCGGGCGGCTGCGATCTCTCGAGCAAGGCCTGGGCGGAGCGAACGCTGACCCAGGCGCCGGATCACACCATCGCGGTGTTCGAGCCCTGGCTCGACCTCGCGCTGGCCTACAACCGTGGCATGGGCTTCAGCCTGGTCGTCGATCTCGGCGCGGCGCGGTGGATCTTCGGGCTGATGGCGCTCGTCGTGGTGGTCGTGCTCGCGGTGATGGTCGTGCGTCAGCGGCCCGACCGGCTCGACCTCGTGGCGATGGCGTCGATCGCCGGCGGCGCGCTGGGCAACGGCTTCGATCGGGTGTTCCGCGCGGCCCCGGGCGGTGGCACCGGCGTGATCGACTTCGTCAAGGTCAACTATCCCTGGGGTGGGCACTGGCCGTTGTTCAACGTCGCCGACGCGCTGTTGGTGGTCGGCGTCGCGGTGCTGATGCTGCGCCGGCTCCGACGGCCCGAGTCGCCGCCCGACGCCGCAGCGCCGGCGTGA
- the hslV gene encoding ATP-dependent protease subunit HslV, producing MDSSDERPRWRSTTVLCVRAGGHVALGADGQVSMGNTIMKSKAAKVRTLAGGRIIGGFAGSAADGLTLFELLEAKLESTGGNFTRACVELAKDWRQDRRYRRLEALMIVADRDRTLLLSGTGDVIEPDDGIVAIGSGGNFALAAARALVRNTALDPRAVVAASLQVAGEICVFTNLEHTILELGGST from the coding sequence ATGGACAGCTCCGACGAACGACCGAGGTGGCGATCCACCACCGTGCTGTGCGTGCGGGCGGGCGGCCACGTCGCCCTGGGCGCCGATGGCCAGGTGTCGATGGGCAACACCATCATGAAGTCGAAGGCCGCCAAGGTCCGCACGCTGGCGGGCGGGCGCATCATCGGTGGCTTCGCCGGCTCGGCCGCCGACGGCCTGACGCTGTTCGAGCTGCTCGAGGCCAAGCTCGAGTCGACCGGTGGCAACTTCACGCGCGCGTGTGTCGAGCTCGCGAAGGACTGGCGGCAGGATCGCCGCTACCGCCGGCTGGAGGCGCTCATGATCGTCGCCGATCGCGATCGCACGCTGCTGCTGTCGGGCACCGGCGACGTGATCGAGCCCGACGACGGCATCGTGGCGATCGGTTCCGGCGGCAACTTCGCGCTCGCGGCTGCGCGCGCGCTGGTGCGCAACACCGCGCTCGATCCGCGGGCGGTGGTCGCCGCCTCGCTGCAGGTGGCCGGTGAGATCTGCGTGTTCACCAACCTCGAGCACACCATCCTCGAGCTCGGGGGTTCGACGTGA
- the purN gene encoding phosphoribosylglycinamide formyltransferase: MSTRAPSDAAPAAPAPTARLRLGVLASGRGSNLEALQAAIDRGQLAAEVALVVSNNSSAGALAFARSRDIACAHVSRRTDADEGAALLQHLLDARVDVVVLAGYMKLLDPRVVAAYRGRAVNIHPGPLPRFGGPGMFGAHVHAAVLAAGVTHSGPTVHLVDEAYDEGAVLAHTPVAIEPGDTAEGLAARVLAAEHALYWRAIADHFDAHAKA; the protein is encoded by the coding sequence ATGTCGACACGTGCTCCGTCCGACGCGGCACCAGCGGCCCCCGCACCGACGGCGCGACTGCGCCTGGGTGTGCTCGCATCCGGCCGCGGCAGCAACCTCGAGGCGCTGCAGGCCGCGATCGACCGCGGGCAGTTGGCCGCCGAGGTCGCGCTCGTGGTGTCGAACAACTCGAGCGCCGGCGCGCTGGCGTTCGCGCGCTCGCGGGACATCGCGTGCGCCCACGTCAGCCGCCGCACCGACGCCGACGAGGGGGCTGCGCTGCTGCAGCACCTGCTCGACGCCCGCGTCGACGTGGTCGTGCTCGCCGGCTACATGAAGCTGCTCGATCCGCGGGTGGTCGCGGCGTACCGCGGGCGCGCGGTGAACATCCACCCCGGGCCCCTGCCCCGCTTCGGTGGCCCGGGGATGTTCGGCGCGCACGTGCACGCCGCGGTGCTCGCTGCCGGCGTGACCCACAGCGGACCGACGGTGCACCTGGTCGACGAGGCCTACGACGAGGGCGCAGTGCTGGCCCACACGCCGGTCGCGATCGAGCCGGGCGACACCGCCGAAGGCCTGGCCGCGCGGGTGCTGGCGGCCGAGCACGCGCTCTACTGGCGTGCGATCGCCGACCACTTCGACGCGCACGCCAAGGCCTGA